Proteins from one Ipomoea triloba cultivar NCNSP0323 chromosome 1, ASM357664v1 genomic window:
- the LOC116028701 gene encoding uncharacterized protein LOC116028701 produces the protein MGGLLGLQVADLPLQLGEWLVGNFDPDMMALKLCNGSYMSITTQDVARVLGLPNGPLPISERDGPHVSPELRAWREEIKHRKGKITVKALVTQMLELKGGGEWFRRHLSVVVVSTLIASVSNGYANQKTVHMFRDVDRITDLDWCGYLLRSLVVAHGHWTQDRTRKFMGPLLFLILLYADRVVVGGRDVPRSIPTLNGWTTELLKAREAREITAQGFGQGMLDDPPHPTDFHAPSVEASLTGQPIRLNTEPGTLQPGPTLGTPQGFAQLFESKTGDLVLVATQVADMVRQNPNQAYGDHNFKRLPRHPIF, from the exons ATGGGGGGCCTCCTGGGGTTGCAGGTAGCGGACCTCCCACTACAGCTCGGCGAGTGGTTGGTGGGTAACTTTGACCCAGATATGATGGCCCTCAAGCTATGCAATGGGAGCTACATGAGCATCACGACCCAGGACGTAGCAAGGGTGTTGGGCTTACCCAATGGGCCGTTGCCAATTTCGGAACGTGACGGGCCACATGTTTCGCCAGAACTACGTGCATGGAGGGAGGAAATCAAACACCGGAAAGGAAAAATCACAGTCAAGGCGTTAGTCACGCAGATGTTAGAGCTCAAAGGTGGGGGGGAGTGGTTTAGGCGGCATTTAAGTGTCGTTGTTGTCTCCACCCTGATTGCCAGTGTTTCAAATGGCTATGCCAATCAAAAGACCGTCCATATGTTCCGCGATGTGGACCGGATTACAGACTTGGACTGGTGTGGGTATCTCCTTCGCTCTTTGGTTGTCGCACATGGACATTGGACCCAAGATAGAACTCGCAAATTCATGGGGCCACTACTATTCTTAATT CTCCTGTATGCAGATAGGGTCGTGGTAGGAGGACGTGACGTGCCCAGATCAATCCCCACGTTAAATGGGTGGACTACGGAGTTACTCAAAGCACGGGAGGCACGAGAGATTACTGCACAAGGGTTTGGGCAAGGCATGCTAGATGATCCGCCGCATCCAACTGACTTCCATGCTCCTTCGGTTGAAGCATCATTGACTGGCCAACCAATACGACTCAACACCGAGCCGGGCACATTGCAGCCGGGACCTACTCTTGGAACACCACAG GGATTTGCACAGCTCTTCGAATCCAAAACCGGTGATCTAGTTTTAGTCGCGACACAAGTGGCTGATATGGTGCGCCAAAACCCCAACCAAGCTTATGGTGACCACAATTTCAAGAGGCTGCCGAGGCATCCAATCTTCTGA
- the LOC115998750 gene encoding uncharacterized protein LOC115998750, with protein MVWMWVFNCPNTNCDEVLFLHNAQTATWSDFMTLKEGVNVTTAVVDAWSTVLIAREKSRGWGTPSRLFASTTTTVGTVVNTIGTRDERIELFKARLDADLRASDHVGTATLDMYLFPIIQDGHYYVMSVNFNQYKFDIIDCDSKQVPNDKKYHDAPVDLLDMLSEYVESKRQWARAIHARNLRPKRMQMSWRDATPNADSAIFAMRHMESFTGQTARTWQCGLQRGNRQQLNNLRKRFMHNILLAEANEYMHNVSSRVGRYDCDRITRPSH; from the exons ATGGTATGGATGTGGGTATTCAACTGCCCAAACACCAACTG CGATGAGGTCCTGTTCCTCCATAACGCACAAACCGCCACCTGGTCAGACTTTATGACATTGAAGGAGGGAGTCAACGTCACCACGGCTGTGGTAGATGCGTGGTCCACTGTTTTAATTGCGAGGGAAAAATCAAGGGGATGGGGGACCCCTTCTCGCCTGTTTGCATCCACGACCACTACT GTAGGGACCGTGGTGAACACTATAGGCACCAGGGACGAGAGAATCGAATTATTTAAAGCGAGGCTAGATGCTGATTTACGGGCCTCCGACCACGTGGGAACTGCGACTTTAGATATG TACTTATTTCCAATAATACAAGATGGACATTACTATGTCATGAGTGTAAATTTCAACCAATACAAGTTCGACATCATCGATTGCGACTCAAAACAGGTGCCCAACGATAAAAAATACCACGACGCCCCCGTGGATCTG CTTGACATGCTTTCGGAGTACGTAGAAAGCAAGCGACAGTGGGCACGAGCCATCCACGCCAGGAACTTGCGTCCGAAAAGGATGCAAATGTCGTGGAGAGATGCAACTCCTAACGCTGATTCGGCTATTTTCGCGATGCGGCATATGGAATCATTCACAGGACAGACAGCTCGCACTTGGCAGTGTGGGTTACAGAGAGGAAATCGTCAGCAACTAAACAACCTACGCAAGCGCTTCATGCACAACATCCTACTCGCCGAGGCAAATGAGTACATGCACAATGTGTCTTCACGAGTGGGGCGATATGACTGCGATCGCATAACCAGACCTTCTCACTGA
- the LOC116026008 gene encoding increased DNA methylation 3-like, whose amino-acid sequence MDALRSEKKGKKVIRKNSKRNLNEESDSPQVEVEGYSGRRSCMMPLLPIPNMESSSKASLVLSGTACKGVTGQPIGAFDIGVSKSAYYFRVALPGVKKDPGEFNCEIERDGMVHIRGVTSTGGKTVSKYYRVFAMTLLQQCPPGAFTLSFRLPGPVDPRLFSPNFGCDGIFEGIVAKYSP is encoded by the exons ATGGATGCCTTGCGTTCAgaaaagaaagggaagaaagtGATTAGGAAGAATTCAAAGCGGAACTTGAATGAGGAAAGTGATAGTCCACAAGTTGAGGTTGAAGGATATTCCGGGAGGAGATCTTGCATGATGCCCCTTCTACCCATTCCCAACATGGAAAGTAGTTCAAAGGCATCACTAGTTTTGAGTGGAACAGCTTGTAAAGGAGTAACTGGGCAACCTATTGGAGCCTTTGACATTGGCGTCAGCAAATCTGCATACTATTTTCGTGTTGCTCTGCCTGGTGTTAAAAAGGACCCTG GTGAATTCAACTGTGAGATTGAACGTGATGGTATGGTTCATATCCGAGGGGTGACATCAACTGGCGGAAAAACTGTGTCAAAGTATTATCGGGTTTTTGCAATGACACTTCTGCAGCAGTGCCCGCCTGGAGCTTTCACTCTGTCTTTCAGATTGCCAGGGCCTGTTGATCCAAGGTTGTTCTCACCCAACTTTGGATGTGATGGAATTT